One Cicer arietinum cultivar CDC Frontier isolate Library 1 chromosome 8, Cicar.CDCFrontier_v2.0, whole genome shotgun sequence DNA segment encodes these proteins:
- the LOC113788018 gene encoding uncharacterized protein, which translates to MGQELDPNDKSSVSFSSNTVLFPSHQCCVNVKNKKAHRNVKCKEDFAEISSCKSLPCRSHILEGTIVKRRGSIYQSSDHQVINMKKMAATIGERKKIEISSRTNSDASFSSSIFYSLCGSDDEDSNENERPSLISQDTELCSQSPSVSGSWPCMDYNTLNGFIELCINSDFCDKRISLVEGVGSVNSKTRSESHLPSPSESDCSSRVSSKVSFTPNRKKVNPFTMSNSLTSPVSYVLEVETTSDVKLVCPKKVVARNMACQKSLLNDFSNTTKHAQNVSEFGNRDIYCSGLASSPVHLHGNLKLENRQGLPYFEFKVKCPEDVFVAKTWRVGNDFNWVYTFHSFDNQRCDKGSSSMVAQMLVSYNLCSELEDGVFGNFMGAEFVLYDFTHSRKSVPPKIKSYRKQDASKTLNGSSLESAAIVLRVPFHKRESLKHKKGDRISAKTYSKPSVISSAVQKNRKNIHESKVQEQVKVVLPIGNHGLPSGESRGPSSLLDRWKHGGGCDCGGWDMACPLILLGNPCIRFDEGRPLADKYQPLELFSQGTKENIPTFGMTLVEEGQYAVDFHAKLSPLQAFSISVAILHGTSAFSPTTRQAKNQQLSQCNSPNTLIEEEVELFIKSVTTEEKKAVSNIPKGLPRSCIPKPPFSPIARV; encoded by the exons ATGGGACAAGAGTTGGATCCCAATGACAAGTCTTCTGTGAGTTTCAGTTCTAATACTGTTCTTTTTCCATCTCATCAATGTTGTGTGAATGTGAAGAATAAGAAGGCACACAGAAATGTGAAATGCAAAGAGGACTTTGCTGAGATTTCTTCATGCAAGAGTCTTCCATGTAGATCTCATATACTTGAAGGGACTATAGTAAAGAGAAGAGGTTCCATTTATCAGAGTTCAGATCATCAGgtgataaatatgaagaaaatggCTGCCACAATaggggaaagaaaaaaaattgaaatttcaagTAGGACTAATAGTGATGCCTCTTTCTCTAGTagcattttttattctttatgtGGTTCAGATGATGAAGATTCCAATGAGAATGAAAGACCTTCATTAATATCTCAGGATACAGAATTGTGTTCTCAATCTCCATCTGTTTCTGGTTCATGGCCTTGTATGGATTACAACACATTAAATGGTTTTATTGAATTGTGCATAAATTCAGATTTTTGTGATAAAAGAATTAGTTTAGTAGAAGGGGTAGGTTCTGTAAATTCAAAGACTAGAAGTGAATCTCACCTACCATCTCCATCTGAAAGTGATTGTTCATCAAGAGTGAGTTCAAAAGTCTCATTCACTCCTAACAGAAAAAAGGTAAATCCATTCACTATGTCAAATTCTTTGACAAGTCCAGTGAGCTATGTGCTGGAAGTGGAAACTACTTCTGATGTCAAATTAGTTTGTCCAAAAAAAGTTGTTGCAAGAAACATGGCTTGTCAAAAATCTTTGTTGAATGATTTCTCCAACACAACAAAACATGCTCAAAATGTTTCTGAATTTGGCAATAGAGATATCTATTGTTCTGGTCTAGCATCCTCACCAGTTCATCTGCATGGTAATCTCAAGTTGGAAAACAGACAAGGACttccttattttgagtttaaGGTAAAGTGTCCTGAAGATGTCTTTGTGGCAAAGACATGGAGAGTAGGTAATGATTTCAATTGGGTATATACCTTTCACTCCTTTGATAATCAACGTTGTGACAAAGGTTCATCATCAATGGTAGCACAGATGCTAGTTTCCTATAATTTATGTTCTGAATTAGAAGATGGAGTATTTGGAAACTTTATGGGAGCAGAATTTGTGTTGTATGATTTTACTCATTCAAGAAAAAGTGTTCCACCAAAAATAAAGTCTTACAGAAAGCAAGATGCTTCTAAAACACTAAATGGTTCTAGCCTTGAAAGTGCTGCTATTGTTTTGAGAGTTCCATTTCATAAGAGAGAAAGCTTGAAACACAAAAAAGGGGATAGAATAAGTGCTAAAACATATTCCAAACCAAGTGTTATCTCTTCAGCAGTACAGAAGAATAGAAAAAACATTCATGAAAGTAAAGTTCAGGAACAGGTGAAGGTGGTGCTACCAATTGGAAACCATGGTTTGCCAAGTGGTGAAAGCCGTGGTCCTTCGTCGTTACTTGATCGATGGAAACATGGTGGAGGTTGTGACTGTGGTGGCTGGGACATGGCCTGCCCCCTTATTCTTTTAGGCAATCCTTGTATTCGATTCGATGAAGGTCGTCCTCTTGCAGATAAATATCAACCATTGGAACTTTTCTCTCAG GGAACCAAAGAAAATATTCCTACCTTTGGCATGACATTAGTTGAAGAGGGACAATATGCAGTTGATTTTCATGCAAAATTATCCCCATTACAAGCCTTCTCCATTTCTGTTGCCATTTTGCATGGCACCTCTGCCTTCAGCCCCACGACCCGACAGGCGAAAAACCAACAGTTATCTCAATGCAATTCACCAAATACTCTAATTGAAGAGGAAGTTGAACTTTTTATCAAATCAGTCACAACAGAAGAGAAGAAGGCAGTGTCGAATATTCCGAAGGGACTTCCTCGGTCATGTATACCAAAGCCGCCTTTTTCTCCTATTGCACGAGTATGA
- the LOC101495838 gene encoding glutamate--cysteine ligase, chloroplastic-like has product MGLLYLKGKLGSSSMFLGKVDSNQRKGSCFKLSSLCSGSVHYQFLYKDKAIARYRRGRSVIVATGPATEAHAIATEPLTKDDLIDYMLSGCKPKEKWRIGTEHEKFGFEFDSLRPIKYNQISALLNSIAARFDWDKIMEGDNIIGLKTGNQSISLEPGGQIELSGAPLKTLHQTYDEINSHLYQVKTVAEEMRIGFLGLGFQPKWRLDDIPHVPKVRYDIMQNYFRKFGLLGVHSLLMTCSVQVNLDFSSEADMIKKMRASLALQPLATALFANSPFKQGVPNGYASFRSYLSSQFDKHRSGMLPFVFCETFGFEQFVDYALDVPMIFVYRKNKYIACTGMSFRDFMAGKVSVIRGQMPTLSDWENHLTTIFPEVRLKRYMEMRGADGGSLNMLCALPAFWVGLLYDEVSLHNVLDMIGDWSTEDRQYLRNQVPFTGLRTPFQGRLLQHVAEDVLKWAKDGLDRRCLNESVFLDPLMEVVETGMTPADKLVEMYYSKWGNNIDHVFRECCY; this is encoded by the exons ATGGGACTCCTTTACCTGAAAGGAAAATTAGGTTCATCATCCATGTTTTTAGGGAAGGTGGACTCAAACCAAAGGAAAGGTTCTTGTTTTAAATTGTCTTCCCTTTGTAGTGGTTCAGTTCATTATCAATTTTTGTATAAAGACAAAGCCATAGCAAGATACAGAAGGGGTAGAAGTGTCATTGTTGCTACTGGACCAGCCACAGAGGCTCATGCTATTGCCACTGAGCCATTAACAAAAGATGATTTAATTGATTACATGCTATCTGGTTGCAAGCCAAAAGAGAAGTGGAG AATAGGTACAGAGCATGAGAAGTTTGGTTTTGAGTTTGATAGTTTACGTCCAATCAAATACAACCAAATATCAGCTTTACTCAATAGTATTGCTGCGAGGTTTGATTGGGATAAAATTATGGAAGGTGACAACATCATAGGACTCAAAACC GGAAACCAAAGCATATCATTGGAGCCTGGTGGTCAAATTGAACTTAGTGGTGCACCTTTGAAAACATTGCATCAAACTTATGATGAGATCAATTCACACCTCTATCAG GTTAAAACTGTTGCAGAGGAAATGAGAATTGGATTTTTGGGACTAGGGTTTCAGCCTAAATGGAGACTTGATGACATACCACATGTGCCCAAG GTACGTTATGACATTATGCAAAATTACTTCAGAAAATTTGGATTACTTGGTGTCCATTCATTATTAATGACATGCTCTGTTCAG GTCAATTTGGATTTCAGTTCTGAAGCAGACATGATCAAGAAAATGCGTGCCAGTCTTGCATTACAACca TTAGCGACAGCCTTATTTGCAAATTCACCTTTCAAGCAAGGAGTTCCAAACGGTTATGCCAGTTTTAGAAG TTATTTGTCAAGTCAATTTGACAAACATCGCAGTGGAATGCTCCCATTTGTTTTTTGTGAAACTTTTGG ATTTGAGCAGTTTGTTGATTATGCACTTGATGTACCGATGATATTTGTTTatcgaaaaaataaatatattgccTGCACTGGCATGTCATTTCGG GACTTTATGGCTGGTAAAGTGTCTGTCATTAGAGGTCAAATGCCAACACTAAGTGACTGGGAAAATCACCTCACAACAATATTTCCTGAG GTGAGGCTAAAGAGATACATGGAAATGAGAGGTGCTGATGGGGGCTCTTTGAACATGTTATGTGCTTTGCCAGCTTTTTGG GTAGGTCTACTCTATGATGAAGTTTCATTACATAATGTTCTAGATATGATTGGTGATTGGTCTACTGAAGATAGACAATATTTAAGAAATCAG gtTCCTTTTACCGGTTTAAGGACTCCATTTCAAGGTAGATTGCTGCAACATGTTGCTGAAGATGTGTTGAAGTGGGCAAAG GATGGCTTGGACAGAAGATGTTTAAACGAATCCGTTTTTTTAGATCCATTGATGGAAGTGGTTGAAACAG GTATGACACCAGCTGACAAGCTTGTGGAGATGTACTATAGCAAATGGGGAAACAATATAGATCATGTGTTCAGAGAGTGCTGCTACTGA
- the LOC101495294 gene encoding ASI1-immunoprecipitated protein 3-like — MVNRRFTQVATSDEEDETPPQHSKLRKRKRMKLLDEEEDNDDDNNNNNNDNEKEKSDTPQTPDDAKPIGDPLRVSGKGRGRKRHYESFEFDGNQYTLEDPVLLVPEDKEQKPYVAIIKDIILNYSGSIMVLGQWFYRPEEAEKKGGGSWQSRDTRELFYSFHRDEVPAESVMHKCVVHFVPLNKQFPKRKQHPGFIVQKVYDTVEKKLWKLTDKDYEDVKQQEIDELVQKTCKRIGELLDVEPEDAPPADQEDVMKNKRNLRRKSISPIDVSREEEGVAKSDQNSKPETPGSCVNNDSEHHRILVNFNVLTGNIHRDKWLERLLQHVQYMCNYDDSIEREKGSGNADSDENKNKSNDKTSEIANDSQDKGQKSSESFVWPDAAVPAIVALEKASHEALSTDFQKYNQKLRQLNFNLKNNALLARRLLNGELKPSKILNMTPTELKEGLTAEEITRKEPDESQHMQMTDARCSRCMEFKVGLREIIHAGHDDRYQLECVACGNSWYASRDEVSTLTIDASESKRSIGTAPWATAKFEDVQKKLVSPRDSENSADDISRKTGEPSMPVLDSQKSFGKAKKDDNVEAKKHAD; from the exons ATGGTTAATCGACGCTTCACTCAGGTAGCCACCAGCGACGAGGAAGACGAAACCCCACCTCAACACTCCAAGCTACGGAAACGCAAGAGGATGAAGCTTCTAGACGAGGAAGAAGACAACGACGAcgataacaacaacaacaacaacgatAATGAAAAGGAGAAATCGGATACGCCTCAGACTCCAGATGATGCAAAGCCAATTGGTGATCCACTTAGGGTTTCGGGTAAAGGAAGAGGAAGGAAGAGACATTACGAATCCTTCGAATTCGATGGAAACCAATACACTCTC GAGGATCCTGTTCTTCTTGTGCCTGAGGATAAAGAACAAAAGCCATATGTCGCTATAATTAag GACATTATACTTAACTATAGTGGCAGCATAATGGTGCTTGGGCAGTGGTTTTATCGTCCGGAAGAAGCTGAAAAAAAAGGCGGTGGAAGTTGGCAATCACGTGATACAAGGGAGCTTTTTTATAGTTTCCACCGTGATGAGGTTCCTGCAGAGTCTGTTATGCATAAGTGTGTGGTGCATTTTGTTCCTTTGAACAAACAGTTTCCGAAACGTAAGCAACATCCTGGCTTTATTGTACAAAAGGTGTACGACACTGTGGAAAAGAAACTTTGGAAGCTGACTGATAAGGACTATGAGGATGTAAAACAGCAAGAAATTGATGAGCTTGTTCAAAAAACTTGTAAACGGATTGGGGAGCTACTAGACGTTGAGCCTGAAGATGCCCCTCCTGCTGACCAGGAGGACgtgatgaaaaataaaagaaacttaAGGAGAAAGAGCATTTCGCCCATTGATGTTTCAAGGGAGGAGGAAGGAGTTGCTAAGAGTGACCAAAATTCAAAGCCTGAAACACCCGGGAGTTGTGTTAATAATGACTCAGAGCATCATCGCATATTAGtgaattttaatgtattaaccGGAAACATTCACCGCGACAAATGGTTGGAGAGGTTGCTTCAACACGTTCAGTACATGTGTAATTACGATGATAGTATCGAAAGGGAAAAGGGATCAGGAAATGCCGATTCTGATGAAAACAAGAATAAAAGCAATGATAAAACTTCAGAAATAGCAAATGACTCTCAGGACAAGGGTCAGAAg AGTTCCGAGTCTTTTGTGTGGCCAGATGCTGCTGTTCCAGCTATAGTTGCTCTTGAAAAAGCTTCACATGAAGCTCTTTCGACAGATTTTCAGAAGTATAACCAAAAGTTGCggcaattaaattttaatctcaaG AACAATGCATTGTTAGCACGCCGTCTGTTAAATGGAGAGTTGAAACCttcaaaaattttgaatatgacACCCACTGAATTAAAG GAGGGTTTGACTGCTGAGGAAATAACCAGGAAGGAGCCTGATGAGTCACAGCACATGCAA ATGACAGATGCCCGCTGCTCACGATGCATGGAGTTTAAGGTGGGATTGAGGGAGATTATCCATGCTGGGCATGATGACCGTTATCAG CTGGAATGTGTTGCCTGTGGCAATTCCTGGTATGCCTCCCGGGATGAGGTGTCTACGCTGACCATAGATGCATCGGAATCAAAGAGAAGCATAGGCACAGCGCCATGGGCCACTGCAAAATTTGAAGATGTTCAGAAGAAGCTGGTGAGCCCCCGTGATTCTGAAAACTCAGCTGACGACATTTCTAGGAAAACAGGCGAACCATCTATGCCTGTTTTGGATTCCCAGAAATCATTTGGCAAGGCCAAGAAAGATGACAATGTTGAGGCCAAAAAACACGCTGATTAG